One region of Salvia miltiorrhiza cultivar Shanhuang (shh) chromosome 3, IMPLAD_Smil_shh, whole genome shotgun sequence genomic DNA includes:
- the LOC131015811 gene encoding putative late blight resistance protein homolog R1B-19, whose amino-acid sequence MRSAALKTAVPDYIFCLSYHLKGFGVKLKAEPTVSISIRLLGLAERIMSTNGDSVDNVGRQSDSPAVSSSSRSALNSEDFDDLDGDPTLATKLFVSSNRLARLADRIQWTARDLIDNSTADGSSPTSALKSADFDGFDEDLGSVRTQILHFSGVLGRLAEEIMSAEDYATVGSSSTSALESVMASEQFLQISDELERLADGIMSTAKGSVDNVGRLNDSPAVATELTDSLGRLVERIKSSAEDSVKNIGRLSDSPAVGSSSRSALKSEDFDGFDQAVAIELTVSISNRLGRLAERIKWTDVGSSSRSSPTRKDVVVGFDEDRLQIMSWLTSYSSELQVLPIVGMGGIDYNVEIILSNLLASMKGKGIQAESDLQCKVKESEIYKYLKGRRYLIVVDDIWSMEAWDHIQRLLPDDNNGSRIILTTRLKNVAAYANSASPIHMLRFLDDQQSWRLFQKKVFGDQDCPVELQDIGKKYVKRCEGLPLSIVTVAGLLSKIDRTPKLWKRIGANDGQLETILLSLSYKHLPRHLRECFLYMAGFPEDYEIRVSELIKLWVAEGFLEGRDESKTLEEVAEDVLEVLVEQSLVLVTSKKSDGKIKRCKLHNVVRDFCSRQAGEEKFLLPIMDYFPNPITLRIAHAPVLLYVFHRGGIGPKAL is encoded by the exons ATGAGATCAGCTGCTCTTAAGACTGCCGTTCCAGACTATATTTTCTGCTTAAGTTATCATTTGAAGGGTTTTGGTGTCAAACTGAAAGCAGAGCCGACTGTCAGCATTTCAATCCGGTTGCTGGGCTTAGCGGAGAGAATTATGTCAACTAATGGAGACTCAGTCGACAACGTAGGACGACAGAGTGATTCTCCTGCTGTTAGTTCATCTTCAAGATCTGCACTCAATAGTGAAGATTTTGATGATCTTGATGGAGATCCAACATTAGCAACAAAGCTGTTTGTCAGTTCAAATCGTTTGGCGAGATTAGCGGACAGAATTCAGTGGACTGCTCGAGACTTAATAGACAATTCTACCGCTGATGGTTCATCACCAACATCTGCCCTCAAGAGTGCAGattttgatggttttgatgaagaTCTGGGTTCAGTGAGAACGCAGATTCTCCACTTTTCAGGCGTGTTGGGGAGATTGGCAGAGGAAATTATGTCAGCTGAAGACTACGCAACTGTTGGTTCATCATCAACATCTGCACTCGAGAGTGTAATGGCTTCAGAGCAGTTTCTCCAGATTTCGGACGAGTTGGAGAGATTAGCGGATGGAATTATGTCAACTGCTAAAGGCTCAGTTGACAACGTAGGACGACTGAATGATTCTCCGGCTGTTGCAACAGAGCTGACCGACAGCTTGGGGAGATTAGTGGAGAGAATTAAGTCAAGTGCTGAAGATTCAGTTAAGAACATAGGACGACTGAGCGATTCTCCAGCTGTTGGTTCATCATCAAGATCTGCACTCAAGAGTGAAGATTTTGATGGTTTTGATCAAGCTGTAGCAATAGAGTTGACTGTCAGCATTTCAAACCGGTTGGGGAGATTGGCGGAGAGAATTAAGTGGACTGATGTTGGTTCATCATCAAGATCTTCACCCACAAGAAAGGACGTCGTGGTTGGTTTTGATGAAGATAGGTTGCAGATAATGTCATGGCTTACAAGCTATTCATCCGAGCTGCAAGTCCTCCCTATTGTGGGAATGGGAGGCATTG ATTACAATGTAGAAATTATTCTTTCAAATCTGCTTGCTTCGATGAAAGGAAAGGGAATCCAAGCAGAGAGTGATTTACAATGCAAGGTTAAGGAGTCTGAAATATACAAATACCTAAAAGGTAGGAGGTATCTCATAGTAGTGGACGACATTTGGAGTATGGAAGCTTGGGATCACATACAGAGGCTATTACCTGATGATAATAATGGAAGCCGAATCATATTAACCACAAGGCTAAAGAATGTAGCTGCTTATGCTAACTCTGCGAGCCCCATTCATATGTTGCGTTTCTTGGATGACCAACAAAGTTGGCGTTTGTTCCAGAAGAAGGTCTTCGGAGATCAAGATTGTCCTGTTGAGCTGCAAGATATTgggaaaaaatatgtaaaacgTTGTGAAGGACTGCCCCTTTCAATTGTTACTGTGGCAGGACTTTTATCCAAGATTGATAGAACTCCAAAGTTGTGGAAGCGAATTGGGGCAAATGATGGACAGTTGGAAACTATATTATTATCTTTGAGTTACAAACACTTGCCTCGACATTTGAGGGAGTGTTTCTTGTATATGGCAGGCTTCCCTGAAGATTATGAGATCCGTGTCTCAGAACTCATCAAACTTTGGGTAGCTGAGGGCTTTTTGGAAGGTCGAGATGAATCTAAAACGTTGGAAGAGGTGGCGGAAGATGTTTTGGAGGTGCTGGTCGAGCAAAGTCTAGTTTTGGTTACTAGCAAGAAGAGTGATGGCAAAATCAAAAGGTGCAAGCTTCATAACGTGGTTCGGGATTTTTGTTCAAGACAGGCTGGGGAAGAGAAGTTCCTTCTACCTATCATGGATTACTTTCCTAATCCTATC ACTCTACGCATAGCTCATGCACCTGTTCTATTATATGTATTTCACAGAGGGGGTATAGGCCCAAAGGCTCTATAG
- the LOC131016951 gene encoding uncharacterized protein LOC131016951: MAAYAALVSLMHIIDDLERHHSPPISLNKHQVQSLTENVMFLQEFLEAYDSPVSDEADPLEMRIADAAYAAEDTIESHIVAKIQLSRSREAYNSPVSDEADPEDPKTVSSNHDDDDEEMNLFQDVQNVIQEMDQIKSLAMQRNTEKVVLHDTRRSFISASSSTEKNNSGMVVWSEGVVNGILERLVSDQRERQVIPITGMGGIVGLDRQRDMLW, translated from the exons ATGGCGGCCTACGCAGCCTTGGTTTCTCTAATGCATATCATAGACGACCTCGAGCGCCACCATTCCCCACCGATTTCTCTAAACAAACACCAAGTTCAATCCCTCACTGAAAATGTCATGTTCTTGCAGGAGTTTCTCGAAGCTTATGACTCCCCTGTTTCCGacgaagcagatcccttggagATGCGTATTGCAGATGCAGCTTATGCAGCTGAAGACACCATCGAATCTCATATCGTGGCCAAGATTCAGCTGAGCAGATCCAGAGAAGCTTATAACTCTCCTGTTTCCGACGAAGCAGATCCAGAGGATCCGAAAACTGTCTCATCAaatcatgatgatgatgatgaagagatGAACTTGTTTCAAGATGTGCAAAATGTGATACAGGAAATGGATCAGATCAAGAGTTTGGCGATGCAGAGGAATACAGAGAAGGTGGTGCTCCATGATACGCGGCGTAGCTTCATCTCTGCTTCTTCTTCCACTGAGAAGAACAATAGTGGCATGGTGGTGTGGTCCGAGGGTGTCGTGAATGGAATCTTGGAAAGGCTCGTTTCCGACCAACGCGAACGCCAAGTCATCCCGATCACAGGAATGGGCGGGAtag TTGGACTTGATCGTCAACGCGACATGCTATGGTGA
- the LOC131015812 gene encoding uncharacterized protein LOC131015812 — translation MASEVLDSLLQILRQILKRDDDLTTLRVKLRIISIHDKAVVLQLNLKHFPEKEAIREAVNTTQEIIEYIFSPENVSDCGFIEASVRLSNQLGELAEELASTAGDVVDYCKSPDELVNNVRRRSDSSSRSAIRLDVSLLCLLARVKRIMLTTASSTRSALKNEDDGFHEDLTVATQLALSISNRLGRLAERIKWTAVGSSSRSAPTSKDIVVGFDEDRLQILSWLRSYSSELQVLPIVGMGGIGKSTLAKIVYDDTFITYHFDFHAWVTISKDYSVESILSNLLASMKGKGIQARLFL, via the coding sequence ATGGCTTCTGAAGTTCTCGATTCCCTGCTACAAATTTTACGCCAAATCCTTAAACGCGACGATGATCTCACCACTCTTCGTGTAAAACTACGAATTATATCCATCCACGACAAAGCTGTGGTCTTGCAGTTGAATCTCAAACATTTCCCAGAAAAGGAAGCAATTAGGGAGGCAGTAAATACAACACAAGAGATTATTGAGTATATTTTCTCCCCAGAAAATGTTTCAGATTGTGGGTTTATAGAGGCGAGTGTGAGACTTTCAAATCAGTTGGGGGAATTGGCAGAGGAGCTCGCCTCAACTGCCGGAGATGTGGTGGATTACTGCAAGAGTCCCGACGAACTAGTCAACAACGTACGAAGGCGGAGTGACTcatcatcaagatctgcaaTAAGGCTGGATGTCAGCCTTTTATGCCTGTTGGCGAGAGTCAAGAGAATTATGCTGACTACTGCTTCATCAACAAGATCTGCACTCAAGAATGAAGATGATGGTTTTCATGAAGATTTGACTGTAGCAACACAACTGGCTCTCAGCATTTCAAACCGGTTGGGGAGATTAGCGGAGAGAATTAAGTGGACTGCTGTTGGTTCATCATCAAGATCTGCACCGACAAGTAAGGATATCGTGGTTGGTTTTGATGAAGATAGGTTGCAGATATTGTCCTGGCTTAGAAGCTATTCATCCGAGCTGCAAGTCCTCCCTATTGTGGGGATGGGAGGCATTGGTAAGTCCACACTCGCTAAAATTGTTTATGATGATACATTCATTACTTATCATTTTGATTTTCACGCTTGGGTCACAATATCGAAAGATTACAGTGTAGAAAGTATTCTTTCAAATCTGCTTGCTTCGATGAAAGGAAAAGGAATCCAAGCAAGGCTCTTTTTGTAA
- the LOC131016922 gene encoding clavaminate synthase-like protein At3g21360, with amino-acid sequence MLVEMSCKYFKVGRCEGQKAVDGEAVPLVLQPPEGGGGEVEGLLWAIRENKEWFEKTIVKNSAVLLRGFHVKNAHEFNDIVEAFGWEDIRYVGPAPRTHVYKRVWTANEGPLSEFIYYHHEMVLIKEFPEKVILFCEVPPPEGGETPIVPSFRVTERMLGEYPEMVEEMERKGLRYTFTALSKNDTSSMRGRGWEDAFGTSDRVEAEKRGKALGMEMEWLAEGGVKTILGPRPLTRVFEGRKGRRMWFNTVVGMHGNELSSATMADASEIPDEAVKRCQEIIEEESIQFKWQKGDVLFLDNLALLHGRRPSLPPRKVLVATCK; translated from the exons ATGCTGGTGGAGATGAGCTGCAAATACTTCAAGGTAGGAAGGTGCGAAGGGCAGAAGGCGGTGGACGGCGAAGCTGTGCCGCTAGTGCTGCAGCCCCcggagggcggcggaggcgagGTGGAGGGGCTGCTGTGGGCCATAAGGGAGAACAAGGAGTGGTTCGAGAAGACGATAGTGAAAAACAGTGCCGTCCTCCTCCGAGGCTTCCACGTCAAGAATGCCCACGAGTTCAACGACATAGTCGAGGCCTTCGGGTGGGAGGACATACGGTACGTGGGGCCCGCCCCGCGCACGCATGTCTACAAGAGGGTCTGGACGGCCAACGAAGGCCCCCTGTCGGAGTTCATATACTACCACCATGAGATGGTCTTG aTAAAAGAATTCCCGGAGAAGGTAATTCTCTTCTGTGAAGTACCTCCACCGGAAGGAGGAGAAACTCCGATCGTGCCTAGCTTCCGTGTAACGGAGAGGATGTTGGGAGAGTACCCGGAGATGGTGGAGGAGATGGAGAGGAAAGGACTGAGATACACCTTCACTGCCCTAAGCAAAAACGATACATCTTCCATGAGAGGTCGAGGTTGGGAAGATGCATTTGGGACTTCAGATCGCGTAGAAGCAGAGAAGAG GGGTAAGGCATTAGGAATGGAGATGGAATGGCTGGCAGAGGGTGGGGTGAAGACGATACTAGGTCCCAGACCATTAACAAGGGTGTTCGAGGGAAGAAAAGGAAGGAGGATGTGGTTCAACACCGTCGTTGGAATGCACGGTAACGAGCTCAGCTCCGCCACCATGGCCGATGCAAGTGAAATACCAGACGAGGCGGTGAAACGATGCCAAGAGATCATCGAAGAAGAGAGCATCCAATTCAAGTGGCAAAAGGGCGACGTTTTGTTCCTCGATAACTTAGCTTTACTTCATGGTAGAAGGCCTTCCCTCCCACCAAGAAAAGTGTTGGTTGCTACATGCAAATAA